A stretch of Paenibacillus mucilaginosus 3016 DNA encodes these proteins:
- a CDS encoding carbohydrate ABC transporter permease, protein MSEPSASGARYKSLPDKVFDVCNIIFMVCLMIVTLYPFVNMLAVSFNDANDSIRGGIYLWPRMWTLENYNYIFSEASVYQATLISVLRTVLGTVISVFCTAMLAYTLTRPDFVLRKFMSVAFIFTMYFSGGLIPGYLLIKGLGLTNSFWVYILPAVIGVFNLIVIRSFIEGLPEGLLESARIDGAGEFATFLQIVLPLTIPALATVSLFVAVGQWNSWFDVFLYNSSNENLSTLQYELQKILQTTNTSATSAADQFASAQGNVTFVTPTSIRATMTIIASVPIILVYPFLQKYFVKGLTVGGVKG, encoded by the coding sequence ATGAGCGAACCATCGGCTTCCGGAGCAAGATACAAGAGCCTGCCGGACAAAGTGTTCGATGTATGCAATATCATCTTTATGGTGTGTCTGATGATCGTCACGCTGTATCCGTTCGTGAACATGCTGGCCGTTTCGTTCAACGATGCGAACGACTCGATCCGCGGAGGCATATACCTGTGGCCCCGCATGTGGACGCTGGAGAATTACAACTACATCTTCAGTGAAGCATCGGTCTATCAGGCTACACTGATCTCCGTCCTGCGGACCGTGCTCGGCACCGTGATCTCGGTCTTCTGCACGGCCATGCTGGCCTACACGCTGACCCGTCCGGATTTTGTCCTTCGCAAATTCATGTCGGTGGCGTTCATCTTCACAATGTACTTCAGCGGCGGCCTGATTCCGGGCTATCTGCTGATCAAGGGCCTCGGCCTTACGAATTCATTCTGGGTCTACATTCTTCCCGCGGTGATCGGCGTATTCAATCTGATTGTCATCCGTTCCTTCATCGAAGGGCTGCCGGAGGGATTGCTGGAATCCGCACGGATTGACGGCGCAGGCGAATTCGCCACCTTCCTGCAGATCGTGCTGCCGCTGACGATCCCGGCACTGGCCACCGTGTCCCTGTTCGTCGCCGTAGGCCAGTGGAATTCCTGGTTCGACGTCTTCCTCTACAACTCGTCGAACGAGAACCTGAGCACCCTGCAGTATGAGCTGCAGAAGATTCTGCAGACGACGAACACCTCCGCCACTTCGGCGGCGGACCAGTTCGCTTCGGCACAGGGGAATGTTACGTTCGTGACCCCGACCTCGATCCGGGCGACGATGACCATCATCGCGAGCGTGCCGATCATCCTGGTCTATCCGTTCCTGCAGAAGTATTTTGTCAAAGGGCTGACGGTAGGCGGCGTAAAGGGCTGA
- a CDS encoding ethanolamine ammonia-lyase subunit EutC — MTEEEQRRELQKRIFTELLARTPARLGGGRTGTRPTTEAMLKLRLDHAEAVDAVYGEVGGATKETYLKRPDWGRQLTAEAEAAIRKNCVPQPQVQVVVSDGLSAKAVEDNLGDVLPSLLDSLEAYGLQAGTPFFVRGGRVGCMDEIGRILEPLTLVLLIGERPGLVTASSLSAYMCYRPQPGCRDADRMVISNIHRGGTPPVEAGAHIGSLLRKMVDQGVSGVGLIV; from the coding sequence ATGACAGAGGAAGAACAGCGGCGGGAGCTGCAAAAGAGAATCTTCACGGAGCTCCTGGCCCGCACACCGGCCCGGCTTGGAGGAGGGCGGACGGGGACGCGGCCGACCACGGAGGCCATGCTGAAGCTGCGGCTCGATCATGCGGAAGCCGTGGATGCGGTCTACGGTGAGGTTGGGGGAGCGACGAAGGAAACGTACCTGAAGCGCCCCGACTGGGGGAGGCAGCTGACCGCCGAAGCGGAGGCGGCGATACGGAAGAACTGTGTGCCGCAGCCCCAGGTGCAGGTTGTCGTCTCCGACGGGCTGAGTGCAAAGGCCGTGGAAGACAATCTCGGCGATGTGCTTCCCTCCCTGCTGGATTCGCTTGAAGCGTATGGGCTGCAGGCGGGTACTCCATTTTTCGTGCGGGGCGGGCGCGTGGGCTGCATGGATGAGATCGGGCGGATCCTGGAGCCCTTAACGCTGGTATTGCTCATCGGCGAACGGCCGGGGCTGGTCACCGCCTCGTCCCTGAGCGCCTATATGTGCTACCGGCCGCAGCCGGGGTGCAGGGACGCCGACCGGATGGTGATCTCGAACATTCACCGGGGCGGAACGCCGCCGGTCGAGGCGGGAGCGCATATCGGGAGCCTGCTGCGGAAGATGGTGGATCAGGGTGTGAGCGGAGTCGGTCTGATCGTTTGA
- a CDS encoding endo-1,4-beta-xylanase, translating into MEQRRQDQITVIPSLKEVYADRFAIGAAVSPQTIVTQKELLAAHYGSLTAENEMKPVSVQPEEGRFTFEDADRIARFAEEHGMQMRGHTLAWHNQTPDWMFVDGQGQPAGRDLVLQRMKDHIGAVVGRYKDRIKVWDVVNEAVSDEGPQLLRPSKWLETAGEEFIRRAFEYAHEADRDALLFYNDYNECHPDKRDRIHRLLKSLKEQGTPVHGMGMQGHWSLQRPSADEIRAAVELYASLDLQLHITELDVSVFEWDDKRTDLLEPTAEMLEAQERRYEEIFGLLREYSGVITSVTFWGAADDYTWLDHFPVRSRKNWPFLFDRNHQPKGSFWKVARL; encoded by the coding sequence ATGGAGCAGAGGCGGCAGGATCAGATCACCGTGATTCCCTCTCTGAAGGAGGTATATGCGGACCGGTTTGCAATCGGTGCGGCGGTGAGTCCGCAGACGATCGTAACGCAGAAGGAGCTGCTGGCGGCGCACTATGGCAGCCTTACGGCGGAGAACGAGATGAAGCCGGTCTCCGTCCAGCCGGAGGAAGGACGGTTCACGTTCGAAGACGCGGACCGGATCGCCCGGTTTGCTGAAGAGCATGGGATGCAGATGCGCGGGCATACGCTCGCCTGGCACAACCAGACGCCCGATTGGATGTTCGTGGACGGCCAGGGACAGCCAGCCGGCAGGGACCTCGTGCTTCAGCGGATGAAGGACCATATCGGTGCCGTAGTCGGCCGTTATAAGGACCGCATCAAGGTGTGGGACGTCGTCAACGAGGCGGTATCGGACGAGGGGCCGCAGCTTCTGCGCCCGTCGAAGTGGCTGGAGACGGCGGGAGAGGAATTCATCCGCAGGGCGTTCGAGTATGCGCATGAGGCGGACCGGGATGCGCTTCTGTTCTACAACGATTACAACGAGTGCCATCCGGACAAAAGGGACCGCATCCACCGGCTGCTGAAGTCCCTGAAGGAGCAGGGAACACCGGTCCACGGCATGGGCATGCAGGGCCACTGGAGCCTGCAGCGCCCGTCCGCGGACGAGATCCGGGCGGCGGTGGAGCTGTATGCCTCGCTGGACCTGCAGCTGCATATCACGGAGCTCGACGTGTCGGTATTCGAGTGGGACGACAAGCGGACGGACCTGCTGGAGCCGACGGCCGAGATGCTGGAAGCCCAGGAGCGCAGGTACGAAGAGATCTTCGGTCTGCTGCGGGAGTACAGCGGGGTCATCACCTCCGTGACGTTCTGGGGAGCCGCCGACGATTATACGTGGCTCGATCATTTTCCGGTGAGGAGCCGCAAGAACTGGCCGTTCCTCTTCGATAGGAACCATCAGCCGAAGGGCTCCTTTTGGAAGGTGGCTCGGCTGTAG
- the eat gene encoding ethanolamine permease, with amino-acid sequence MGSETLHKTLRPVHLWAIAVGMVISGQYFGWNYGFPQGGVMGMTAASLLVTVFFACFIFSYAELSTSIPKAGGPSAYAARAMGPFAGFMTGIACLLEFVFAPPAIAVSTGAYVHFLIPAADPVYVTTGVFLFFILINLIGMKGAALIELIATVIALAGLALFYAAGLPHVDTRSLWGGGDAFIGGIGGMLAAVPYAIWFFLAIEGGAMAAEEVRDPKRDIPRGFIWGIVTLGIATVLTLFVTAGLGGGSGTPADYPLPQALSTVYGEGSWITVAVAVIGLFGLIASLHGIIIGYSRQTYALAREGYLPAFLSRLNGRGVPVWGLLLPGAIGVVCAGSAAFANALILLSVFGAVLMYCLSMVSLFLLRRREPGLERPFRVAYPVVPAVALALGLLFLYCVVRYSLLTTDLPLFGWNVPLWLVVAVIYGAGIAYYGMRGRLSAAAAARGAEG; translated from the coding sequence ATGGGCAGCGAGACGCTTCACAAAACGCTGCGGCCGGTTCATTTGTGGGCCATTGCCGTAGGGATGGTCATCTCCGGCCAGTATTTCGGATGGAACTACGGGTTCCCCCAGGGCGGCGTCATGGGCATGACGGCAGCCTCCCTGCTCGTTACAGTGTTCTTCGCCTGCTTCATCTTCAGCTATGCGGAGCTGTCCACTTCGATTCCGAAGGCGGGAGGGCCTTCCGCTTACGCGGCGAGAGCCATGGGCCCCTTCGCGGGCTTCATGACGGGGATTGCCTGCCTGCTCGAATTCGTCTTCGCCCCTCCGGCCATAGCGGTGTCCACGGGGGCGTATGTCCACTTTCTGATTCCGGCGGCGGATCCCGTATACGTGACGACGGGTGTATTCCTGTTCTTCATTCTGATCAATCTTATCGGGATGAAAGGGGCGGCGCTGATCGAGCTCATCGCCACGGTCATCGCACTGGCGGGGCTGGCCCTGTTCTATGCGGCCGGGCTGCCCCATGTCGATACGCGCAGCCTGTGGGGAGGCGGCGATGCGTTCATCGGCGGCATAGGCGGCATGCTGGCTGCGGTTCCCTATGCCATCTGGTTCTTCCTGGCCATCGAAGGGGGAGCCATGGCGGCTGAAGAGGTGCGGGACCCGAAGCGGGACATTCCGCGGGGCTTCATCTGGGGGATCGTGACGCTGGGCATTGCCACCGTGCTGACCTTGTTCGTCACCGCGGGACTGGGCGGAGGCAGCGGCACCCCGGCGGACTACCCGCTGCCGCAGGCGCTGAGCACCGTTTACGGGGAGGGCAGCTGGATCACCGTCGCCGTTGCGGTCATCGGCCTGTTCGGCCTGATCGCCAGTCTGCACGGGATCATCATCGGCTATTCCCGACAGACCTATGCGCTGGCGCGGGAAGGCTATCTGCCGGCGTTTTTGTCCAGGCTGAACGGCCGGGGCGTGCCGGTTTGGGGGCTGCTGCTGCCCGGCGCGATCGGTGTGGTGTGCGCCGGTTCGGCCGCTTTTGCCAATGCGCTGATTCTCCTCTCCGTCTTCGGGGCGGTGCTCATGTACTGCCTCAGCATGGTCTCGCTGTTCCTGCTGCGCCGCAGGGAGCCGGGACTCGAGCGCCCGTTTCGGGTCGCCTATCCCGTGGTTCCGGCGGTCGCCCTTGCCCTAGGCCTGCTTTTTCTCTACTGCGTCGTGCGCTACAGCCTGCTGACAACCGATCTTCCGCTCTTCGGCTGGAACGTTCCGCTGTGGCTGGTCGTGGCGGTGATTTACGGTGCGGGTATCGCGTATTACGGCATGCGGGGACGGCTGTCGGCCGCAGCAGCAGCACGCGGAGCGGAAGGATGA
- a CDS encoding S8 family serine peptidase, whose amino-acid sequence MMPQNGEIYTYRAGRKIALTKEPDQFVVRALPGEIQREIGIPDATQVSASSSRVVTDREELEPLMTQARHLAPTHHVYRVADTQKEFLVTDRIIVSFHEPLPSEEVGAFAGRYGLFVLESYSDRDYLFQLTDQTGMNPVKLVVKLTEQEPLVASAEHDLNYVMNKYQELVPSDPSYLKQWHLHSRSGEPAFDPRATSRCEEAWQLLGHHGSPDIVVGVTDDGCRLDHPDFDSPDKFAGWGYFRGPRLYTNKDVDADPASMYEAGSDHGTSCAGVIGAEADALLTVGAAPGCRLLPIKWESSGPSLFISDSKLLRALNYVQDKVDILSNSWGGVPVTLWPEVVIRRIRELALTGGRRGRGILFLWAAGNENCPIHHTADQDVPYTSGVSFRPDGSLVWVGVEKTRVFSNNLVGIPGVMHVAALASTAQRSHYSNYGTGISVCAPTNNVHEYYRVPVQGLGITTTEGQGVTDRFGGTSSATPLAAGIAALVLSANPALSALELASLLKRTASKELNLEGYPKTPPASFDPDPSWDVSPIAPFDKGDFQDIGDPDGTWSPWFGHGKTDARAAVEEALKIRESVPGSGGLDEERLRA is encoded by the coding sequence ATGATGCCGCAAAATGGGGAAATTTATACGTATCGTGCCGGCAGGAAGATCGCCCTGACCAAGGAACCCGACCAATTCGTCGTCCGTGCCCTGCCCGGCGAAATTCAGCGGGAGATCGGGATCCCGGATGCCACGCAGGTATCCGCTTCTTCCTCCCGCGTCGTGACGGACCGGGAAGAGCTGGAGCCCCTGATGACCCAGGCCCGGCACCTCGCGCCGACCCACCATGTCTACCGTGTGGCCGATACGCAGAAAGAATTTCTTGTCACCGACCGGATCATTGTTTCCTTCCATGAACCTCTGCCGTCTGAAGAAGTCGGCGCTTTCGCGGGCCGCTACGGCCTGTTCGTCCTCGAATCCTACAGCGACCGGGATTATCTCTTCCAGCTCACCGACCAGACGGGCATGAACCCGGTCAAGCTGGTGGTGAAGCTGACCGAGCAGGAGCCTCTTGTGGCCTCCGCCGAGCACGACCTCAACTATGTAATGAACAAATACCAGGAGCTGGTTCCAAGCGACCCTTCGTATCTTAAGCAGTGGCATCTGCACTCCCGCTCCGGGGAGCCTGCTTTCGATCCGCGGGCCACTTCCCGGTGCGAGGAAGCCTGGCAGCTCCTCGGGCATCACGGAAGCCCCGATATCGTCGTCGGCGTCACGGATGACGGCTGCCGGCTGGATCATCCCGATTTTGACTCGCCGGACAAGTTCGCCGGCTGGGGGTACTTCCGCGGCCCGCGTCTGTACACAAATAAAGATGTGGATGCAGACCCGGCGAGCATGTACGAGGCAGGCTCGGACCATGGAACCTCATGCGCGGGAGTCATCGGCGCCGAAGCCGATGCTCTGCTGACGGTCGGAGCCGCCCCAGGCTGCCGGCTGCTGCCCATCAAGTGGGAGTCGAGCGGCCCCTCGCTATTCATCAGCGATTCCAAGCTGCTGCGCGCCCTGAATTACGTTCAGGATAAAGTGGACATCCTCTCCAACTCCTGGGGCGGTGTGCCGGTGACCCTGTGGCCGGAGGTCGTCATCCGCCGCATCAGGGAGCTGGCTCTTACCGGTGGCCGACGCGGGAGGGGGATCCTCTTCCTGTGGGCTGCCGGGAACGAGAACTGCCCCATCCACCATACGGCTGACCAGGATGTCCCGTATACGAGCGGCGTCAGCTTCAGACCGGACGGATCTCTCGTCTGGGTCGGCGTAGAGAAGACCCGCGTCTTCAGCAACAACCTGGTCGGCATCCCCGGCGTTATGCACGTAGCGGCATTGGCCAGCACGGCGCAGCGCAGCCATTATTCGAACTATGGAACGGGAATCTCCGTCTGCGCGCCGACTAACAATGTGCATGAATATTACCGCGTGCCGGTGCAGGGGCTTGGCATTACGACAACGGAGGGCCAGGGCGTGACCGACCGGTTCGGCGGAACGTCCAGCGCCACGCCCCTGGCGGCCGGCATCGCTGCGCTCGTGCTGTCCGCCAATCCCGCGCTGAGCGCGCTGGAGCTCGCTTCCCTCCTAAAGCGGACTGCTTCGAAGGAACTGAACCTGGAGGGGTATCCCAAGACGCCGCCCGCCAGCTTTGATCCGGATCCGTCCTGGGACGTCTCTCCCATTGCCCCCTTCGACAAGGGCGACTTCCAGGATATCGGCGATCCCGACGGTACCTGGAGCCCCTGGTTCGGGCACGGGAAGACCGATGCCCGGGCAGCCGTAGAGGAGGCGCTCAAGATCCGGGAGTCCGTGCCGGGAAGCGGCGGACTGGATGAAGAGAGGCTGAGGGCTTAG
- a CDS encoding ethanolamine ammonia-lyase reactivating factor EutA: MEERWITSVGIDLGTSTTKWILSGLKVVRSSGDGALPRVAITDRVIRYASELYPTPLKHGSEIDAEALIRLMAAEYGRAGITPEGIHSGAVIITGETAAKTNAGELIGRLARGAGTFVAAAAGADLEALLAGRGSGAADYSRRTGKMVVNVDIGGGTANAAWFRSGELTASATLHIGGRLIRLGADGEVLYAAEPLRRWLEPEGAGALRAGGRLDFPALREICRRMAAGLVAYIGGPHGQPAVGGIEALLVSRPEPHKELPVPEEIWISGGVGALMRADPPASLQETARYGDIGPLLAAMLREEALACPVPLRPAEQQERATVIGVGTQTTELSGATMYLDAGALPLRGVPAVVCGLPEEHASEAEDAAGLRQSLQAAVKRGASLYGAVPADPPFALVLRGDCCSYRRLQRLAAEVTGAYASAAPDASVLLVVCESDMAKALGQQLARRSKDAGLRMVCLDQLRPEEGDYLDIGLPLGEELVPVVRRTLIFQLEGGGTDPAPGKEGGRE, encoded by the coding sequence ATGGAGGAACGGTGGATTACGAGCGTGGGCATCGACCTCGGCACAAGCACGACCAAGTGGATTCTGTCCGGCCTCAAGGTGGTCCGGAGCTCCGGGGATGGTGCGCTGCCGCGCGTGGCGATTACGGACCGGGTAATCCGATACGCGTCCGAGCTTTATCCGACGCCGCTGAAGCACGGCAGCGAGATCGACGCCGAGGCTCTTATCCGGCTGATGGCTGCGGAGTACGGCCGGGCGGGCATCACACCGGAAGGGATCCATTCCGGGGCGGTAATCATTACGGGGGAGACGGCGGCCAAGACCAATGCGGGGGAGCTGATTGGGAGGCTTGCACGGGGAGCGGGCACTTTCGTTGCCGCCGCGGCGGGAGCGGACTTGGAGGCGCTGCTGGCCGGCAGAGGGTCGGGAGCAGCCGACTATTCACGGCGGACGGGAAAAATGGTCGTCAATGTCGACATCGGAGGCGGGACGGCCAACGCGGCCTGGTTCCGGAGCGGCGAGCTGACGGCTTCGGCAACCCTGCATATCGGGGGAAGATTAATCCGCCTTGGGGCGGACGGCGAGGTCCTGTATGCGGCAGAGCCGCTGCGGCGGTGGCTGGAGCCTGAGGGGGCAGGAGCCTTACGGGCCGGCGGGCGGCTGGACTTCCCGGCTCTGCGGGAGATCTGCCGCCGGATGGCTGCCGGATTGGTCGCTTACATCGGCGGACCGCACGGGCAGCCTGCAGTCGGGGGCATCGAGGCGCTTCTCGTCTCCAGGCCGGAGCCGCACAAGGAGCTGCCGGTGCCGGAGGAGATCTGGATCTCCGGCGGGGTCGGCGCCTTGATGAGGGCTGACCCGCCCGCATCGCTGCAGGAGACCGCACGCTATGGGGACATCGGACCGCTGCTGGCCGCCATGCTGCGGGAGGAAGCTCTCGCGTGTCCTGTGCCTCTGCGTCCCGCTGAACAGCAGGAGCGGGCCACCGTGATCGGGGTCGGCACCCAGACAACCGAGCTCAGCGGGGCCACGATGTACCTGGACGCCGGGGCACTGCCGCTTCGGGGCGTACCGGCTGTGGTCTGCGGGCTGCCGGAGGAGCATGCCTCCGAAGCGGAGGATGCCGCCGGGCTCCGGCAATCCCTGCAGGCGGCTGTGAAGCGGGGAGCTTCGCTGTACGGCGCCGTGCCGGCCGACCCGCCCTTCGCGCTTGTGCTGCGCGGGGACTGCTGCTCCTACAGGCGCCTGCAGCGGTTGGCGGCAGAAGTGACCGGGGCCTATGCCTCGGCCGCTCCGGACGCCTCGGTTCTCCTGGTCGTCTGCGAGAGCGATATGGCCAAGGCGCTCGGCCAGCAGCTGGCCCGGCGGTCCAAGGACGCAGGTCTGCGGATGGTGTGTCTGGATCAGCTCAGGCCGGAGGAAGGCGATTACCTCGACATCGGACTGCCGCTTGGGGAGGAGCTGGTGCCGGTGGTGCGCAGGACGTTGATTTTTCAGCTGGAGGGCGGCGGGACGGACCCCGCCCCCGGGAAGGAAGGTGGGCGCGAATGA
- a CDS encoding ethanolamine ammonia-lyase subunit EutB: protein MRLGTVLRGRAYEFADLKEVMAKANEERSGDALAGIAARDLTERIAAKFVLADTTLEYIRGHPLLPPECDEVSRLIEEGVDEDVYREVKSWTVGELREYLLRTDTTGAAMLHTAKGLTSEMIAAVCKLMSNMDLIQAAGRIQVVTTCRTSIGQSGTLASRAQPNHPTDRIGGMKAALFEALSYGVGDAVIGINPVSDSTRTTADLLQAVKETIDRWSIPTQNCVLAHVTTQMRAVEGGAPADMLFQSLAGTEEGNRGFGISAALLEEADALIRERGTAGGPNRWYFETGQGSELSSGAHAGIDQVTLEARCYGLARRFQPFIVNTVVGFIGPEYLYDSKQVIRAGLEDHFMGKLHGLPMGVDICYTNHMKADQNDMEALGVLLGAAGVNFVIGVPMADDCMLNYQSLSYHDIASLREVLGRRPAPAFEAWMERMGLMADGRLTPAAGDGSRFAF from the coding sequence ATGAGGCTGGGAACGGTTCTGCGGGGAAGGGCGTACGAATTCGCGGACCTGAAGGAAGTGATGGCCAAGGCCAACGAGGAGCGGTCGGGCGATGCCCTGGCGGGTATTGCGGCCCGGGATCTGACCGAGCGGATCGCCGCCAAATTCGTGCTGGCGGACACGACGCTGGAGTATATCCGCGGGCATCCGCTGCTTCCGCCGGAATGTGATGAGGTGTCCCGCCTTATTGAAGAAGGCGTAGACGAGGACGTTTACCGGGAAGTGAAAAGCTGGACCGTGGGAGAGCTGAGGGAGTACCTGCTGCGTACGGACACGACCGGTGCCGCGATGCTTCATACGGCCAAGGGACTGACCAGCGAGATGATTGCGGCCGTATGCAAGCTGATGTCGAACATGGACCTGATCCAGGCCGCCGGCCGGATCCAAGTGGTGACCACGTGCCGTACGTCCATCGGACAGAGCGGGACGCTGGCCTCCCGCGCCCAGCCGAATCATCCGACGGACCGGATCGGCGGGATGAAGGCTGCGCTGTTCGAGGCGCTGAGCTATGGCGTGGGGGATGCCGTCATCGGGATCAACCCCGTCAGTGATTCGACCCGGACGACCGCTGACCTGCTCCAGGCGGTGAAGGAAACGATCGACCGCTGGTCGATCCCGACGCAGAACTGCGTGCTGGCACATGTGACGACGCAGATGAGGGCCGTGGAAGGAGGAGCGCCGGCCGATATGCTGTTCCAGAGCCTCGCGGGGACGGAGGAAGGCAACCGGGGATTCGGCATTTCGGCCGCCCTGCTGGAGGAGGCTGATGCGCTGATCCGGGAACGGGGGACCGCCGGCGGCCCGAACCGCTGGTATTTCGAGACGGGGCAGGGCTCCGAGCTCTCGTCGGGGGCCCACGCGGGGATCGATCAGGTGACGCTCGAGGCCCGGTGCTACGGACTGGCCAGGCGCTTCCAACCGTTTATCGTCAACACGGTCGTCGGTTTTATCGGCCCGGAGTATTTGTATGACAGCAAGCAGGTGATCCGCGCCGGGCTTGAGGACCATTTTATGGGCAAGCTGCACGGACTCCCCATGGGAGTAGACATTTGTTATACGAATCATATGAAAGCGGACCAGAACGACATGGAGGCGCTGGGCGTGCTGCTGGGGGCGGCGGGCGTGAACTTCGTGATCGGCGTGCCGATGGCCGATGACTGCATGCTGAACTACCAATCGCTGAGCTATCACGATATTGCGTCGCTGCGGGAGGTACTCGGGCGCCGGCCGGCCCCTGCGTTCGAGGCCTGGATGGAACGGATGGGCCTCATGGCGGACGGGAGACTGACCCCGGCGGCGGGGGACGGGTCGCGGTTTGCCTTTTAA
- a CDS encoding ABC transporter permease: MEKPIENVFPAGARPASSPTGLRLFFKKLAQQKALVFMSVPFLLWLIIFKYLPLWGWVTAFQKYRPAKSFADQQWVGWLNFEMIFKDAAFYQVLRNTLVQSSIKLILGFVTAIALAILLNELRSLLFKRVVQTISYLPHFVSWVVAASIISTTLAPEGIVNVLLLKLGWISTPVLWLGKGEYFWGILGASEVWKDVGWNTIIYLAAITTIDPSQYEAAEIDGANRFQRIWHITMPGLKPVIVILLILNIGNILESGFEPQYLLGNGMTVDYSDNLDIYVLKWGLNLGNYSLATAAGMFKTVVSFILLISANSISKRLGGSRLY, encoded by the coding sequence GTGGAGAAACCTATAGAGAATGTATTTCCGGCCGGGGCCCGGCCAGCTTCAAGTCCTACCGGATTGAGGTTGTTTTTCAAAAAGCTCGCCCAGCAGAAGGCGCTGGTGTTCATGTCGGTCCCGTTCCTGCTGTGGCTGATCATATTCAAATATTTACCGCTCTGGGGCTGGGTGACCGCCTTCCAGAAGTATCGACCCGCGAAGAGCTTCGCCGACCAGCAGTGGGTGGGCTGGCTGAACTTCGAGATGATTTTCAAGGATGCGGCCTTCTACCAGGTCCTGCGCAATACCCTCGTTCAGAGCTCGATCAAGCTGATTCTCGGTTTCGTCACGGCGATCGCCCTCGCCATCCTGCTTAATGAGCTGCGGAGCCTGCTGTTCAAACGTGTCGTACAGACGATTTCGTATCTGCCGCACTTCGTATCCTGGGTCGTAGCAGCCAGTATCATTTCGACCACCCTTGCGCCGGAAGGCATTGTGAATGTACTGTTACTCAAGCTCGGCTGGATCTCCACACCGGTGCTGTGGCTCGGCAAAGGAGAATATTTCTGGGGCATCCTGGGTGCTTCTGAGGTATGGAAGGACGTAGGCTGGAACACCATCATCTATCTTGCGGCGATTACCACCATCGATCCGTCGCAGTACGAAGCGGCTGAGATTGACGGAGCGAACCGCTTCCAGCGGATCTGGCACATTACGATGCCGGGCCTGAAGCCGGTGATCGTCATTCTGCTGATCCTTAACATCGGGAATATTCTGGAGTCGGGATTCGAGCCGCAGTACCTGCTCGGCAACGGGATGACCGTCGATTACTCCGACAACCTGGACATATACGTACTGAAGTGGGGCCTGAACCTCGGGAACTACTCCCTGGCTACGGCAGCGGGGATGTTCAAGACCGTGGTGAGCTTTATTCTGCTGATCTCGGCGAACTCCATCTCCAAGAGGCTTGGGGGAAGCCGGTTGTACTGA
- a CDS encoding glycosyltransferase: MSRIAYLSTYIPKKCGLATYTHHLRQSIRAAKGWKGVDPVLAVTDAADTLPAADPAVWLLAKGEKAAYRKAAEKLNNSDVSVVSLQHEFGIFGGEAGRHVLEFVRHLDKPLVTTFHTVFEHPQEPYRSIQQELAERSDRIVVMNQRAVGYLQKAFGVPESRIRFIPHGTPVPLQGARETFRREAGWTDRKVLMTFGLLGRGKGLEMVLRALPAVVREVPETLYAIVGQTHPEVRRHEGEAYREELQELVHSLGLGGHVVMIDRYLDEPELVRHLMACDLYLTPYPGMEQITSGTLAYAVGLGRPVLSTPYSYARDLLQPHGELLIPYGDEAQWSSRIVKLLTEPGSLQQWEQTIEEIGAGMRWPQVGREHLELFREAAEELPVRQAT, translated from the coding sequence ATGAGCCGGATCGCCTATCTCAGCACCTACATTCCCAAAAAATGCGGACTTGCCACCTACACGCATCATCTGAGGCAGAGCATCCGCGCCGCCAAGGGCTGGAAGGGCGTGGACCCGGTTCTCGCGGTCACCGATGCGGCTGATACGCTGCCCGCCGCCGACCCTGCGGTCTGGCTGCTGGCCAAGGGAGAGAAGGCCGCTTACCGGAAGGCGGCGGAGAAGCTGAACAACAGCGACGTCTCCGTCGTATCCCTGCAGCACGAGTTCGGGATCTTCGGCGGGGAGGCCGGCCGGCATGTGCTTGAGTTCGTGCGGCATCTGGACAAGCCGCTGGTGACGACCTTCCACACCGTCTTCGAGCACCCTCAGGAGCCTTACCGCTCCATCCAGCAGGAGCTCGCGGAGCGCAGCGACCGGATCGTCGTGATGAACCAGAGGGCCGTCGGATATCTGCAGAAGGCGTTCGGCGTGCCGGAGAGCCGGATTCGCTTCATTCCCCATGGTACGCCGGTTCCGCTGCAGGGGGCCCGGGAGACATTCCGCCGGGAAGCCGGCTGGACGGACCGGAAGGTGCTCATGACCTTCGGTCTGCTGGGCCGGGGCAAGGGGCTTGAGATGGTGCTGCGCGCTCTGCCGGCGGTCGTCCGGGAGGTGCCGGAGACGCTGTATGCGATAGTGGGACAGACGCATCCCGAGGTCCGGAGGCACGAGGGCGAAGCGTACCGCGAGGAGCTGCAGGAGCTGGTTCATTCGCTTGGACTCGGCGGGCACGTCGTCATGATCGACCGCTATCTGGACGAGCCGGAGCTTGTCCGGCACCTCATGGCCTGCGATCTGTATCTCACCCCTTACCCGGGGATGGAGCAGATTACCAGCGGTACATTGGCGTACGCGGTAGGACTCGGGCGGCCGGTGCTCAGCACCCCGTACAGCTACGCCCGCGACCTGCTGCAGCCGCACGGCGAGCTCCTGATCCCTTACGGCGACGAAGCGCAGTGGAGCTCCCGGATCGTCAAGCTGCTGACGGAGCCCGGCTCCCTGCAGCAGTGGGAGCAGACGATCGAGGAGATCGGAGCGGGCATGCGCTGGCCGCAGGTCGGCCGGGAGCACCTGGAGCTGTTCCGCGAAGCGGCCGAAGAGCTGCCCGTGCGGCAGGCGACGTAA